In one window of Acanthopagrus latus isolate v.2019 chromosome 15, fAcaLat1.1, whole genome shotgun sequence DNA:
- the LOC119033094 gene encoding uncharacterized protein LOC119033094 → MQRLPPSGGRGKLLNNDQELAIVEMVVANNAIKLHELQTRIVEDNDMFENVDSISLTTIARTLSKHRVRMKQLYTVPFERNSERVKELRQQYIQRVMELEANQAPHEFIYLDEVGFNLAKRRRRGRNVIGQRATADVPGQRGANITMCAAISNAGLLLHRCQVGPYNTERLLAFLDDLHHHLIPQQNQEGENMRTFVIIWDNVAFHHSQAITAWFEAHPRLVRLFLPPYSPFLNPIEEFFSAWRWKVYDHQPHDQMSLLEAMDAGCREITADNCQGWIRHTKRFYPRCIALDNIRCDVDENMWPNPEDRRD, encoded by the exons ATGCaacgtcttcctccctctggggGAAGAGGAAAGCTCCTCAATAATGATCAAGAGCTTGCCATTGTGGAAATGGTAGTTgcaaataatgcaataaaactccATGAACTGCAAACTCGGATTGTAGAAgacaatgacatgtttgaaaatgttgacagtatCAGCCTCACAACAATTGCACGGACATTATCCAAACACAGAGTGCGGATGAAGCAGCTCTACACTGTTCCCTTTGAGAGGAATAGTGAAAGAGTCAAAGAGCTACGGCAACAATACATCCAG AGAGTTATGGAATTGGAGGCCAACCAGGCACCTCATGAGTTCATCTACCTTGATGAGGTGGGATTCAATCTGGCCAAAAGGCGTCGTCGTGGACGAAATGTTATTGGACAAAGGGCCACAGCTGATGtgccaggacagagaggggcaAACATAACAATGTGTGCGGCGATTTCAAACGCAGGATTGCTGCTTCACAGATGTCAGGTTGGACCCTACAATACAGAGCGCCTCCTTGCCTTTCTTGATGATCTCCACCATCACCTCATCCCACAGCAGAATcaagaaggtgaaaacatgaggaCCTTTGTGATCATCTGGGACAATGTGGCATTCCATCATTCCCAAGCAATTACAGCATGGTTTGAAGCCCACCCAAGACTAGTGCGTCTGTTCCTTCCACCCTATTCACCTTTCCTCAACCCCATAGAGGAGTTCTTTTCTGCTTGGAGGTGGAAGGTTTATGACCATCAGCCACATGACCAGATGTCCCTCCTTGAAGCCATGGATGCTGGCTGCAGGGAAATCACAGCTGATAACTGCCAAGGGTGGATCCGTCATACTAAACGCTTTTATCCCAGGTGCATTGCCTTGGATAATATCAGATgcgatgttgatgaaaacatgtggcCTAACCCTGAAGACCGCAGAGATTAG